From the Leptospira biflexa serovar Patoc strain 'Patoc 1 (Paris)' genome, one window contains:
- the rsmH gene encoding 16S rRNA (cytosine(1402)-N(4))-methyltransferase RsmH yields MLESPHIPVLPSEVISLLQQTKNPNPQWFLDGTAGEGGHSKLILKTFPEAKLILIDRDAVMLERAKKEILKEIGSLDRVHAFQMNFSEVDSELLQEVGCPSLDGALVDLGVSLFHFLHSGRGFTFKNDEPLDMRLEANIGGKTAADVVNYSSVLHLKKVFWEYGEERWALKIANNIVQTRHKKKFGTNTDLVKLVEASIPRKFWPKESHPATRIFQALRIEVNEELVHAEKGIRALAQCLGIGGVLTCISFHSLEDRIVKWTFRDLKDNGPFEILTKKPILPSETEIKENRASRSAKLRGLMKINPIKESRWEK; encoded by the coding sequence GTGTTAGAATCTCCTCACATACCCGTCCTGCCAAGTGAAGTCATCTCCTTATTACAACAGACCAAAAATCCGAATCCGCAATGGTTTTTGGATGGGACCGCTGGAGAAGGTGGACACTCCAAACTCATTCTAAAAACCTTCCCCGAGGCAAAACTCATCCTCATCGATCGAGATGCAGTGATGTTAGAAAGAGCAAAAAAAGAGATCTTAAAAGAAATAGGTTCTCTTGACCGGGTCCATGCCTTCCAAATGAACTTTTCAGAAGTAGATTCTGAGTTATTACAAGAAGTAGGTTGTCCTTCGCTTGATGGGGCACTTGTGGATCTCGGCGTTTCCCTTTTCCATTTTTTGCATTCGGGTAGGGGATTCACGTTTAAGAATGATGAGCCGCTTGATATGCGGTTGGAAGCCAATATCGGTGGAAAAACAGCTGCCGATGTAGTGAATTATAGTTCAGTTTTGCACTTAAAAAAAGTATTTTGGGAGTATGGGGAGGAACGTTGGGCCTTAAAAATTGCAAATAACATCGTACAGACGAGACACAAAAAGAAATTTGGAACCAATACCGATTTAGTAAAACTTGTAGAAGCATCCATCCCAAGAAAGTTTTGGCCAAAAGAATCGCATCCTGCCACAAGGATCTTCCAAGCCCTACGAATTGAAGTGAATGAAGAATTGGTCCATGCGGAAAAAGGCATTCGAGCACTTGCCCAATGTTTGGGAATAGGTGGTGTCCTCACTTGTATTTCCTTCCATTCATTGGAAGACCGGATTGTCAAATGGACCTTTCGGGATTTGAAAGACAATGGACCATTCGAAATTTTAACCAAAAAACCCATATTACCTTCCGAGACAGAAATCAAGGAAAACAGAGCCTCACGATCGGCAAAATTAAGAGGTCTTATGAAAATCAATCCGATAAAAGAAAGTAGATGGGAAAAATGA
- a CDS encoding HIT family protein: MSSYEEHSIRKNLFSIGKLGYAKGDRPNVECILCGVRDKNEIVPNLTIAETDLSIVSINLFPYNPGHIIIFPKRHIIHYLELTDEEALDIHRLTQKTMRILEQQWKVQGFNTGYNLGKNSGGSIPHIHEHIVPRFPNEAGFLDVLSNTRIVIYEPYQMWEDLKKLWVKEEN, from the coding sequence ATGAGTTCCTATGAAGAACATTCCATACGTAAAAATCTCTTTAGCATAGGGAAATTAGGATATGCAAAAGGGGACAGACCCAATGTAGAATGTATCCTATGTGGTGTACGCGACAAAAATGAAATTGTCCCGAATCTCACCATTGCAGAAACGGATCTTTCCATCGTTTCGATCAATTTATTTCCCTACAATCCAGGACACATCATCATATTTCCCAAACGCCATATCATCCATTATTTAGAACTGACTGACGAAGAGGCTTTGGATATCCATAGACTGACCCAAAAAACCATGAGGATTTTGGAACAACAATGGAAGGTACAAGGTTTCAATACGGGATACAATTTGGGGAAAAACAGTGGAGGGTCCATCCCCCACATCCACGAACACATTGTGCCTAGGTTTCCGAACGAAGCGGGATTTTTAGATGTACTTTCCAACACAAGGATTGTCATCTACGAACCTTACCAAATGTGGGAAGACCTAAAAAAACTTTGGGTAAAAGAAGAAAACTAA
- a CDS encoding CheR family methyltransferase: protein MDFRTSLNTIGDAEFEFIKNLVYKQAGIFLAPHKKIMVQSRLNARLRTLGIPSFEDYVGKLKLDPSFATQEMQELINRITTNKTDFFRENHHFEFLKNEYFPHLEKEAQENGAPKTLRIWCSASSTGEEPYSIAITVYDYFQNKPGWNCKIYASDIDTQVLMTAKKGVYRDDRLEPVSESLKKKHFNQFTEKEHVYFEAKPHLKALVDFRQINLLQFPFPITDKLDLIFCRNVVIYFDKPTQKTLFQNFEVSLKPKGYLILGHSETMFGISDQFKFLGHTIYQKKT, encoded by the coding sequence TTGGACTTTCGAACATCTTTAAACACAATCGGTGATGCCGAGTTTGAATTCATCAAAAATTTAGTGTACAAACAGGCAGGGATTTTCCTTGCTCCGCACAAAAAAATCATGGTGCAGTCCAGGCTCAATGCTAGGTTACGGACTCTTGGAATCCCAAGTTTCGAAGACTATGTTGGTAAATTAAAATTGGATCCTAGTTTTGCGACCCAAGAGATGCAAGAGCTTATCAATCGCATAACAACGAATAAGACTGATTTTTTTCGGGAGAACCACCATTTTGAATTTTTAAAAAATGAATACTTCCCCCATTTAGAAAAAGAAGCCCAAGAAAATGGAGCCCCCAAAACCTTACGGATTTGGTGTTCGGCATCGTCCACAGGGGAAGAACCTTATTCGATTGCCATCACCGTTTATGATTATTTCCAAAACAAACCAGGTTGGAATTGTAAAATTTATGCATCGGATATTGACACCCAAGTTCTCATGACTGCGAAAAAGGGAGTTTACCGAGACGATCGATTGGAACCTGTATCTGAGTCCTTAAAGAAAAAACACTTCAACCAATTTACGGAAAAAGAACACGTTTATTTTGAAGCGAAACCTCATTTAAAAGCACTCGTTGATTTTCGCCAAATCAATTTACTCCAGTTTCCGTTTCCCATCACAGACAAATTGGATTTGATCTTTTGTCGGAATGTTGTGATTTATTTTGACAAACCCACTCAAAAAACTCTTTTCCAAAATTTTGAAGTGAGTTTGAAACCCAAAGGGTATTTGATCCTTGGCCACTCGGAAACCATGTTTGGAATCTCAGACCAATTTAAGTTTTTAGGTCATACGATTTACCAGAAGAAAACGTAA
- a CDS encoding menaquinone biosynthetic enzyme MqnA/MqnD family protein, with product MKIGIVKHLNARPLTLYFERSPDFTPVYENPSVLIELLKKGELDCALVSSIECERNQNKLDYTKIVGVCARDVVRSVLFFKNETETGIPEKVFTDIGSRSSVCLLQCLFHLEYGTKVEVIPTDAKDISKMMEEGIGSHLLFGDHALLQTPIPSYKVVDLAEWWHRITGLYFCFAFWAYPKGKKWDHQIFLTALEYGLKELNSIISEEKRLPIAITDRYLKQELHYIPEQKNLDGFLLFIKTAKELGLL from the coding sequence ATGAAAATTGGCATCGTAAAACACCTAAATGCAAGGCCACTTACCCTCTATTTTGAAAGATCCCCTGATTTTACTCCCGTATATGAGAATCCAAGTGTCCTCATTGAACTTTTAAAAAAAGGGGAACTTGACTGCGCCCTCGTCTCTTCCATTGAATGTGAACGAAATCAAAACAAACTAGATTACACAAAAATTGTTGGAGTTTGCGCCAGGGACGTAGTGCGATCCGTTTTATTTTTTAAAAATGAAACAGAAACCGGGATCCCAGAAAAAGTGTTCACAGACATTGGGTCACGTTCGAGCGTTTGCCTTCTGCAATGCCTCTTCCATTTGGAATATGGAACGAAAGTGGAAGTGATCCCAACAGATGCCAAAGACATTTCCAAAATGATGGAAGAAGGAATTGGTTCCCATTTACTTTTTGGTGACCATGCACTTTTACAAACTCCTATCCCGAGTTACAAGGTGGTGGATCTTGCCGAATGGTGGCACAGAATCACTGGACTTTATTTTTGTTTTGCGTTTTGGGCTTATCCCAAGGGGAAAAAATGGGACCACCAAATCTTTTTAACTGCACTCGAATATGGGCTAAAGGAGCTAAATTCTATCATCAGTGAAGAAAAACGCCTTCCCATTGCCATTACTGACCGCTATCTAAAACAAGAGTTACACTATATCCCCGAACAAAAAAATTTGGATGGGTTTCTACTTTTTATCAAAACAGCAAAAGAATTAGGACTTTTATAA
- a CDS encoding LIC11874 family lipoprotein yields the protein MFRILLCLLPFCYGCFEYEETILFRKLNSGTVEIAYTVPLKKDSKESLVKFLPTSKEEIQNSVKKKSNNNLQVRDFTFRELEKSETTDMYFKRKGKVSYKLDFEDPVHLEGVLIGTFSIKQKPRSLSIKRDFPNLTDNAILDSSAGEKKIISETSRLLREGKIQFKVLFPKDSECSSNRGFIGLGNLVYQIPLQETLENPEAKTWEYKIRFF from the coding sequence GTGTTTCGAATTTTATTATGTTTACTCCCTTTTTGTTATGGTTGCTTTGAATACGAAGAAACCATCCTTTTTCGAAAATTGAATTCTGGGACAGTGGAAATCGCTTATACAGTTCCTCTAAAAAAAGATTCAAAGGAATCTCTTGTTAAATTTTTACCCACTTCAAAAGAAGAAATCCAAAATTCAGTCAAAAAAAAATCCAATAATAATTTACAAGTGAGAGACTTTACGTTCCGTGAATTGGAGAAATCGGAGACCACGGATATGTATTTCAAACGAAAAGGAAAGGTTTCTTACAAATTAGACTTTGAAGACCCAGTCCATTTGGAAGGTGTCCTCATAGGAACTTTTTCCATCAAACAAAAACCTAGGTCTTTATCGATCAAACGAGATTTTCCTAACCTAACAGATAACGCCATCCTTGACTCGAGTGCAGGTGAAAAAAAAATCATTTCGGAAACATCCAGATTATTACGGGAAGGAAAAATTCAGTTTAAAGTATTGTTTCCTAAAGATTCTGAGTGTAGCTCGAATCGGGGTTTTATTGGACTTGGAAATTTAGTGTATCAAATCCCTTTACAAGAAACTTTAGAAAACCCTGAGGCTAAAACTTGGGAATACAAAATCCGATTTTTTTAA
- a CDS encoding ammonium transporter: MKHFGIYFTLMALFLVSVLNAESLENGEKESLESLAKDLAVIKASLAETKLALETTKQEANWVWTCIAAFLVFFMQAGFAYVEAGFTRAKNAVNILMKNFSDLTVGALAYWLIGFSIMFGPQVLDGFGIGVPSFAESLINAEDGTMDPGKYTFFIFQIVFAATAATIVSGAMAERTKFSAYLIFSVIITAVIYPVFGSFAWGSLLGVSTGFLESLGLGGGEGVGFHDFAGSTVVHSIGAWAGLAGAIVVGPRMGKFQSDGRVYPILGHNMSMAALGVFILWFGWFGFNPGSTTSIEGGSFAKIAVVTHMAACAGALSAMALTWYLFKKPEIGLTLNGGLAGLVAITAPCDNVSILGSVIIGLVAGILVIVSVLFLDNRKIDDPVGAVSVHGVCGAWGTMAYGLFSLDTGLFYGAGFAQFAAQAIGVVTAFLWAFPASLLMFYLIKKTVGLRVSEEEELLGLDILEHGNEAYPVSK; the protein is encoded by the coding sequence ATGAAACATTTCGGAATCTATTTTACATTGATGGCCCTATTTTTGGTCAGCGTGCTGAACGCTGAGTCTCTTGAGAACGGGGAAAAGGAAAGTTTGGAATCCTTGGCAAAAGACTTGGCTGTTATCAAGGCCTCTCTTGCAGAAACAAAACTTGCCCTCGAAACCACAAAGCAAGAAGCCAATTGGGTTTGGACTTGTATTGCCGCCTTTTTGGTTTTTTTTATGCAAGCTGGGTTTGCGTATGTCGAAGCAGGATTTACGAGAGCCAAAAATGCAGTGAACATCCTTATGAAAAACTTTTCCGACTTAACAGTAGGTGCCCTCGCGTATTGGCTCATTGGTTTTTCGATTATGTTTGGCCCACAAGTTTTGGATGGATTTGGAATTGGAGTCCCCTCGTTTGCAGAATCTCTCATCAATGCAGAAGATGGGACTATGGATCCAGGTAAGTACACTTTCTTTATCTTCCAAATTGTATTTGCTGCCACTGCCGCCACGATTGTTTCGGGTGCGATGGCAGAACGAACCAAGTTTTCTGCTTACCTGATTTTTTCTGTAATCATCACTGCCGTCATTTACCCTGTTTTTGGATCTTTCGCTTGGGGGAGTTTACTCGGAGTCTCCACAGGATTTTTAGAGTCCCTCGGACTTGGCGGAGGTGAAGGTGTTGGGTTTCATGATTTTGCTGGATCGACAGTCGTACATAGCATCGGTGCCTGGGCTGGACTTGCGGGAGCAATAGTTGTTGGTCCAAGGATGGGCAAATTCCAATCCGATGGTAGGGTCTATCCAATCCTTGGGCATAATATGTCTATGGCAGCCCTTGGTGTGTTTATCTTATGGTTTGGTTGGTTTGGATTTAACCCAGGGTCTACCACTTCCATCGAAGGGGGGAGTTTTGCCAAGATCGCAGTCGTGACTCATATGGCAGCTTGTGCAGGTGCTCTCAGTGCTATGGCACTCACTTGGTATCTATTCAAAAAACCGGAGATTGGACTTACCCTCAATGGAGGCCTTGCCGGGCTTGTTGCCATCACGGCACCATGTGATAATGTGAGCATTTTGGGCTCAGTGATCATTGGCCTTGTGGCTGGTATTTTAGTCATTGTTTCGGTTCTCTTTTTGGACAATCGCAAAATCGATGATCCCGTAGGTGCTGTCTCCGTGCATGGGGTCTGCGGCGCATGGGGGACAATGGCTTATGGGTTGTTTAGTTTGGACACGGGACTCTTTTACGGCGCGGGATTTGCTCAATTTGCGGCCCAAGCCATTGGAGTGGTCACTGCATTTTTATGGGCTTTCCCTGCGAGTTTACTCATGTTCTATCTCATCAAAAAAACAGTCGGGCTTCGCGTTTCGGAAGAAGAAGAGCTGTTAGGTTTGGATATTTTAGAACACGGAAACGAAGCCTATCCAGTTTCCAAATAG
- a CDS encoding GAF domain-containing SpoIIE family protein phosphatase, producing the protein MVDFKVSKRMLVNFRGQNKVVGGLTDKDKIAILLYISKEFANLDREDQLFDKVILICQEIFESDNTTLRLWDGEFLVPVKFVKETEPPRRNLKAGEGYSGTVFETKEPILVNDLSRSAHYFDEGEKTKSVMCVPIMQKEEILGTLAVESERENFYIIDDLEILEALTSQLALALYGVRLIEGLVTARAREAAILNQLEWDLKMGRNVQSQILPQDLSAWNGIYFASHYEPMAEVSGDLVDIVRQGHSLTAINIDVSGHGIPAALVTMAIHHQFRRSVMAGLGLTEIMEELGEKLREQLPESTYFTAFMVRIFSDYTFGYVNAGHQRMLHYKASDDTFIQYDTKGVPLGILPVRKADYEEKQGKLEPGDFLLLISDGFSEQRNHLKDEVGVERIQTWLHDEREKLVIEGRGKVDLKKLSAAFIKRFRAYQGEVPNGDDLSFLFLYCGDSIPEASHYIQLAKQSNSKMKMEEAYAQALKAFSIDSSLKEILVFLGKMYYRDGKYKEAIRYLEEYLRTSGDNTAASHFTMGRAYYKAGMISEAKRALKMALSSDHSFAKASILLAQCYLKENAKPKAIKVLQQGVKNTPQSLELKTSLLRLESHTQKVS; encoded by the coding sequence ATGGTTGATTTCAAAGTTTCCAAACGAATGCTCGTCAACTTCCGCGGACAGAACAAAGTTGTGGGAGGATTAACAGATAAAGATAAAATTGCAATCCTCCTTTATATCTCCAAAGAATTTGCCAATTTAGATAGAGAAGACCAACTCTTTGACAAGGTCATCCTGATTTGCCAGGAGATTTTTGAATCGGACAACACCACACTCCGATTATGGGACGGTGAATTTTTAGTCCCTGTTAAATTTGTAAAAGAAACCGAACCTCCACGTCGGAATTTAAAAGCAGGAGAAGGGTATTCAGGAACTGTTTTTGAAACCAAAGAACCGATCCTTGTCAATGACCTTTCCAGATCGGCGCATTACTTTGATGAGGGGGAAAAAACCAAGTCGGTGATGTGTGTTCCCATCATGCAAAAAGAAGAGATCCTCGGAACTCTGGCTGTAGAAAGTGAAAGGGAAAACTTCTACATCATTGATGACTTGGAAATTTTGGAGGCACTCACTTCACAACTGGCACTGGCACTTTATGGTGTGCGCCTCATTGAGGGACTTGTAACTGCTAGGGCACGTGAGGCGGCAATTCTCAATCAATTGGAGTGGGATTTAAAAATGGGACGAAATGTCCAAAGCCAAATCCTACCACAAGACTTAAGTGCCTGGAATGGAATTTATTTTGCAAGTCACTATGAACCAATGGCTGAGGTCAGTGGGGATTTAGTCGATATTGTCAGACAAGGTCATTCTCTCACAGCAATTAACATCGATGTGTCGGGACATGGAATCCCTGCGGCGCTCGTTACTATGGCCATCCACCATCAGTTCCGACGATCCGTGATGGCAGGGCTTGGTCTCACAGAAATCATGGAAGAACTCGGCGAAAAATTAAGAGAACAACTTCCTGAATCAACTTATTTCACTGCGTTTATGGTTCGAATCTTTAGTGATTATACCTTTGGGTATGTGAATGCGGGCCACCAACGGATGTTACATTATAAAGCATCTGATGATACCTTCATTCAATATGATACAAAAGGGGTCCCTTTGGGAATCCTTCCTGTCAGAAAAGCAGATTATGAAGAAAAACAAGGTAAACTCGAACCTGGTGATTTTTTACTTTTGATTTCAGATGGTTTTAGTGAACAAAGAAACCACCTTAAAGATGAAGTAGGTGTGGAACGAATCCAAACTTGGTTACACGATGAAAGGGAAAAACTTGTCATCGAAGGGCGAGGAAAAGTGGATTTAAAAAAATTATCTGCTGCCTTTATCAAACGGTTTCGGGCCTACCAAGGGGAAGTTCCCAATGGAGACGATTTGAGTTTTCTCTTTTTGTATTGTGGAGATTCCATTCCGGAAGCTTCCCATTACATCCAATTGGCAAAACAATCCAATTCCAAAATGAAAATGGAAGAAGCCTATGCCCAAGCGCTCAAAGCCTTTAGCATCGATTCTTCTTTAAAAGAAATTTTAGTGTTCCTTGGAAAAATGTACTATCGAGACGGAAAATACAAGGAAGCCATTCGGTATTTAGAAGAGTATCTCCGCACTTCTGGTGATAATACTGCCGCTTCTCACTTTACCATGGGTCGAGCCTATTACAAGGCAGGGATGATTTCGGAAGCGAAACGGGCTTTGAAGATGGCCCTGTCGAGTGACCATAGTTTTGCGAAAGCAAGTATTTTGTTGGCACAATGTTATTTGAAAGAAAATGCGAAACCAAAAGCGATTAAGGTATTACAACAAGGCGTAAAAAACACCCCTCAAAGTTTGGAATTAAAAACCTCTCTTTTGAGATTAGAATCACATACACAAAAAGTGAGTTAA
- a CDS encoding AsmA family protein, with protein sequence MKKVGYGIGAFFAAILLIIIIAFVLAGSIITPSFLVKQIESSLNVRAHVESVNINLLNVLSGIEIEGIILAPRDEVANKGTPLEERKSKPKGAIQLGKVDVKISFLALLTKTVKVNKLVLKQPEIALTMNEDGGNNLTSLFKTPKIVDGEKNPALSPEALAEKKAAEEEEAKEKASAPPSGPFSIKDVPIAIKMGLVGIQEGNIQVNMRKTGQQILVQKLDLEITDIDIDGSDLDSHNSLDVNFDADVTIIGRNKKEAAKFLLETGGKVTPFVVKTGLVNPKVIYEVTMKEDSFLSGFAAFDAIAGELPAMNQAGLKLDKLKEKAELKKDVSFKVEYSNGKVTFLDEPTFPTKNYDLQITKGSYIITTTNYHEMRMGMLYDEDESKKSLASVDEKIKQATKGQGDAKALRNKIVGNLVKDERLFIPFRTYGDIRNPNVELGVGLGTLTDLIGGAVKEVIKGKAGDALKKIPGAGDALKGLGF encoded by the coding sequence ATGAAAAAAGTAGGTTATGGAATTGGAGCATTTTTTGCTGCGATTCTTCTAATCATCATCATCGCATTTGTTTTAGCTGGGAGTATCATCACTCCAAGTTTTCTTGTCAAACAAATTGAATCTTCCTTAAATGTCCGTGCCCATGTCGAATCAGTGAATATCAATCTTTTGAATGTGTTATCTGGCATTGAGATTGAAGGGATCATCCTTGCCCCAAGGGATGAAGTGGCAAACAAAGGCACTCCTCTCGAAGAACGAAAATCGAAACCGAAAGGTGCCATCCAACTTGGTAAAGTGGATGTAAAAATTTCTTTCCTAGCTCTCCTTACCAAAACGGTTAAAGTCAACAAACTGGTGTTAAAACAACCAGAAATTGCTCTCACCATGAATGAAGATGGAGGCAATAATCTAACGTCACTTTTCAAAACGCCAAAAATCGTAGATGGCGAAAAAAACCCTGCCCTCTCTCCTGAGGCCCTAGCTGAAAAAAAAGCCGCCGAGGAAGAAGAAGCGAAAGAAAAAGCAAGTGCACCTCCCTCTGGACCTTTTTCCATTAAAGACGTTCCGATTGCCATCAAGATGGGACTTGTGGGGATCCAAGAAGGGAACATCCAAGTGAATATGCGTAAAACGGGTCAACAAATCCTAGTCCAAAAATTAGACCTGGAAATCACAGACATTGATATTGATGGAAGTGATTTGGATTCGCATAACAGCCTTGATGTGAATTTTGATGCGGATGTCACAATCATTGGAAGGAACAAAAAAGAAGCTGCCAAGTTTTTACTCGAAACGGGTGGGAAGGTCACTCCATTTGTTGTGAAGACAGGCCTTGTGAATCCAAAAGTGATATACGAAGTTACGATGAAAGAGGATTCCTTTCTTTCGGGTTTTGCTGCCTTTGATGCGATTGCCGGTGAACTTCCTGCTATGAACCAAGCTGGACTCAAACTCGACAAACTCAAAGAAAAAGCGGAACTCAAAAAAGATGTGAGTTTCAAAGTGGAATATAGCAACGGTAAGGTGACTTTTCTTGACGAACCCACTTTCCCTACAAAAAATTATGACCTGCAAATCACAAAGGGTTCTTACATCATCACAACAACCAATTACCATGAAATGAGAATGGGTATGTTGTATGATGAAGATGAATCTAAAAAATCCCTGGCATCTGTAGATGAAAAAATCAAACAAGCCACCAAAGGCCAAGGGGATGCGAAAGCACTCCGGAATAAAATTGTGGGAAACTTAGTGAAGGATGAACGTTTGTTTATCCCTTTTCGCACCTATGGCGATATCCGCAATCCCAATGTAGAACTGGGTGTGGGACTTGGTACTCTCACTGACCTAATCGGTGGGGCGGTGAAAGAGGTGATCAAAGGGAAAGCAGGTGATGCGTTGAAAAAAATCCCAGGTGCAGGTGATGCCTTAAAGGGACTAGGGTTTTAA
- the typA gene encoding translational GTPase TypA, translating into MEIRNIAIIAHVDHGKTTLTDCILRHTGAVTAKEDRERIMDSNALEQEKGITILAKNTSVKYKGTRINIVDTPGHADFGGEVERVLSMTDCTLLLVDAFDGPMPQTRFVLGKSLQLGHKPIVVVNKVDREGARPGFSVDKVFDLFSDLGATEEQLDFPIVYASAKQGWAVNNLSEVPGANIEPILDMVLAHVPPVKRDSDKALQFQVTALDYNEYVGRIAIGKIYQGTMKKGADVTLAKTNGTTANYKITKLYGYEGLTRYEIDEAGSGDIVAMAGIPDVFIGDTVCDMGNPLPLPAIQVEEPTVSMFFMVNNSPFAGKEGKFVTTRNLRERLDRELETNVALRLEETEDKDRFKILGRGELHLSILIENMRREGYELQVSRPEVIIKHNEAGEKIEPYETLVMDLPDQYTGAVIQELNRRKGELTGMDAHTSGITRVEYIIPTRGIIGFRGHFISETRGEGVMSSRFLRFDKYKGEIPGRKNGALISMDSGESTAYALWKVQERGDLFIEPQVSVYPGMILGMNSRDSDLEVNPVREKKLTNVRASGSDEAIRLVPPKKLTLEQSIEFLDDDELLEVTPQSLRLRKKVLDASMRKRSSGGR; encoded by the coding sequence ATGGAAATTCGCAACATCGCCATCATCGCACACGTCGACCACGGTAAGACGACACTTACAGATTGTATCCTTCGCCATACGGGCGCCGTAACCGCAAAAGAAGACCGAGAAAGAATCATGGATTCCAATGCATTGGAACAAGAAAAAGGGATCACCATCCTTGCCAAGAACACTTCGGTAAAGTACAAAGGCACTCGCATTAATATCGTAGACACTCCAGGCCACGCTGACTTCGGAGGAGAAGTGGAACGAGTTCTGTCCATGACAGACTGTACACTTTTACTTGTGGATGCATTCGACGGTCCTATGCCACAAACACGGTTTGTCCTTGGAAAATCCCTCCAACTAGGCCATAAACCCATTGTAGTTGTGAATAAGGTCGACCGTGAAGGGGCAAGGCCAGGTTTTTCTGTCGACAAAGTATTTGATTTGTTTAGTGACCTTGGTGCCACAGAAGAACAGTTAGACTTTCCGATTGTTTACGCTTCCGCAAAACAAGGTTGGGCTGTGAATAATCTTTCGGAAGTGCCTGGTGCCAACATCGAGCCAATCCTTGATATGGTCCTTGCACATGTCCCTCCGGTGAAACGAGACAGTGACAAAGCACTCCAGTTCCAAGTGACTGCACTTGATTATAACGAATATGTGGGTCGTATCGCCATTGGTAAAATTTACCAAGGGACAATGAAAAAAGGGGCAGATGTCACTCTCGCCAAAACCAACGGAACCACTGCTAATTATAAAATCACAAAACTCTACGGATACGAAGGCCTCACTCGTTATGAAATCGATGAAGCCGGATCGGGAGATATCGTCGCGATGGCGGGAATTCCTGATGTCTTCATTGGAGACACCGTTTGTGATATGGGCAATCCACTCCCACTTCCTGCGATCCAAGTAGAAGAACCAACGGTTTCCATGTTCTTTATGGTCAACAACTCACCGTTTGCCGGAAAAGAAGGAAAGTTTGTGACAACACGTAACCTTCGGGAACGCCTTGATCGAGAGCTTGAAACAAACGTTGCATTACGATTAGAAGAAACAGAAGACAAAGATCGTTTTAAAATTTTGGGACGTGGGGAACTCCACTTATCCATCCTCATTGAAAACATGAGACGTGAAGGTTACGAACTCCAAGTATCTCGACCAGAAGTCATCATCAAACACAATGAAGCCGGTGAAAAAATTGAACCTTACGAAACTTTAGTGATGGATTTACCAGACCAATACACAGGTGCTGTGATCCAAGAGCTAAACCGCCGAAAGGGAGAACTCACTGGAATGGATGCCCATACTTCTGGAATCACTCGCGTGGAATACATCATTCCTACAAGAGGGATCATTGGATTTAGAGGCCATTTCATTTCGGAAACTCGTGGAGAAGGGGTTATGTCTAGCCGCTTCCTACGTTTTGATAAATACAAAGGGGAAATTCCAGGTCGTAAAAACGGAGCCCTCATTTCTATGGACTCTGGGGAATCAACTGCTTATGCTCTTTGGAAAGTCCAGGAACGTGGGGATCTTTTCATTGAACCGCAAGTATCTGTTTACCCAGGTATGATCCTCGGAATGAACAGCAGGGACTCTGATTTAGAAGTAAACCCAGTGCGTGAGAAAAAACTCACAAACGTAAGGGCTTCAGGATCGGATGAGGCAATCCGCCTTGTTCCACCGAAAAAACTCACATTGGAACAATCCATTGAATTTTTAGATGATGATGAACTTTTGGAAGTCACTCCACAAAGTTTGCGTCTTCGTAAAAAAGTTTTGGATGCAAGTATGAGAAAAAGATCGAGTGGTGGACGTTAG
- the rplU gene encoding 50S ribosomal protein L21 — MFAIIELGAKQFKVSPDQVFVAEKTGNTVGSTVETKVLLLSDNNKVNIGSPALSGAKVTLKVLEDCKGEKIHGFKYKKRKNYKKSWGHRQQLQKLQVVSISG, encoded by the coding sequence ATGTTCGCCATCATTGAACTTGGAGCCAAACAATTTAAAGTGTCTCCTGACCAGGTATTCGTCGCAGAAAAAACAGGAAACACGGTTGGAAGCACAGTAGAGACGAAAGTCCTACTCCTTTCCGATAATAACAAAGTGAACATCGGTTCTCCAGCTCTGTCTGGCGCCAAAGTCACTTTAAAGGTATTAGAAGACTGTAAGGGTGAAAAAATCCACGGTTTCAAATACAAAAAGAGAAAGAACTACAAGAAGTCTTGGGGTCATAGACAACAACTCCAAAAACTACAAGTGGTTTCGATCAGCGGTTAA